The following proteins come from a genomic window of Fontisubflavum oceani:
- the phnN gene encoding phosphonate metabolism protein/1,5-bisphosphokinase (PRPP-forming) PhnN, whose amino-acid sequence MTQGRFIAVVGPSGVGKDSVMEALCAARSDLYRVRRVITRAAEAGGEDYEPVSREMFQTRVADGDFALHWDAHGLSYGIPSGVVSRLSAGQDALANLSRSMLGTAASVFAEVHVLSITASPDVLAQRLADRGRETPADIAARLARTAPPMPQGVRVTQIDNSSALADSVATALAALYPANV is encoded by the coding sequence ATGACACAAGGACGGTTCATCGCAGTCGTTGGCCCCTCGGGCGTTGGCAAAGACAGCGTGATGGAGGCGCTTTGTGCGGCGCGGTCTGATCTCTACCGGGTGCGCCGGGTGATCACCCGCGCCGCCGAAGCCGGGGGCGAAGACTATGAGCCGGTCAGCCGAGAGATGTTTCAGACCCGCGTCGCCGACGGCGATTTCGCGCTGCATTGGGACGCGCATGGTCTCTCATATGGCATCCCATCTGGCGTCGTCTCGCGCCTGAGCGCGGGCCAAGACGCCTTGGCGAACCTGTCCCGCAGCATGTTGGGCACGGCGGCCAGCGTGTTTGCCGAGGTGCATGTGCTGTCGATCACCGCATCTCCGGACGTTCTGGCGCAGCGCTTGGCGGATCGCGGACGAGAGACGCCAGCGGATATCGCCGCCCGGCTGGCCCGGACCGCGCCGCCAATGCCACAGGGCGTTCGCGTGACACAGATCGACAATAGCAGCGCACTCGCCGACAGCGTCGCCACGGCGCTTGCCGCGCTTTACCCGGCCAATGTGTAG
- a CDS encoding sugar phosphate isomerase/epimerase family protein, with amino-acid sequence MGPLQIGAALMVADLPHYRDWLIDGQRDLEIQDFFATELLLGDWRPRVDQAKALLDGFEGRLGIHGPFVGVPIDNDDPEIAPLITKRFLTGLEICAALGATQMVVHSPYTTWDYNNFDNYPRVGNTLSAREQKIAQVHTVMGPVVDRAAAQGVTLVIENIEDIAPGDRLELAQSFGSDAVKLSLDTGHAHYSYGSTGAPPVDYFISQAGAMLDHVHLQDADGYADRHWAPGQGTINWHQVFRALAALPVKPHLVLELRHSADIPAAMAYLEGEGLAC; translated from the coding sequence ATGGGCCCGCTTCAAATTGGCGCTGCCTTGATGGTGGCCGATCTGCCCCACTATCGCGATTGGTTGATCGACGGGCAGCGCGATCTTGAAATTCAGGACTTCTTTGCAACCGAGCTTCTGCTTGGCGATTGGCGACCGCGTGTAGATCAGGCGAAAGCGCTGCTCGACGGGTTCGAGGGGCGGCTTGGCATCCATGGGCCGTTTGTCGGCGTGCCAATCGACAATGACGACCCGGAGATCGCGCCGCTTATCACCAAACGGTTCCTGACCGGGCTGGAGATTTGCGCCGCGCTTGGTGCAACGCAGATGGTGGTGCATTCACCCTATACCACTTGGGATTACAATAACTTCGACAACTACCCACGGGTTGGCAACACCCTCTCGGCTCGGGAGCAGAAGATCGCGCAGGTCCATACCGTGATGGGCCCGGTGGTGGACCGGGCGGCGGCCCAAGGGGTGACCCTGGTCATAGAGAATATCGAGGATATCGCCCCCGGCGATCGGCTTGAGCTGGCCCAGAGCTTCGGCTCGGACGCCGTGAAGCTCTCACTCGACACAGGCCATGCGCATTACTCCTACGGGTCCACAGGGGCACCGCCCGTGGATTATTTCATCAGCCAAGCGGGCGCGATGCTGGACCATGTGCATCTACAGGATGCCGATGGCTATGCTGACCGGCATTGGGCGCCGGGGCAGGGTACGATCAACTGGCATCAGGTGTTCCGGGCGCTGGCCGCGCTTCCGGTCAAGCCGCATCTCGTGTTGGAGCTGCGCCATTCGGCCGATATCCCGGCCGCGATGGCCTATTTGGAAGGCGAAGGGCTTGCGTGTTAG
- a CDS encoding alpha-D-ribose 1-methylphosphonate 5-triphosphate diphosphatase: MPDAVILANATLVLPEETLTGHLRFENGEITDVVAGSAVPKGAVDCGGDIVAPGLIELHTDNLERHLRPRPRVDWPHNAAIVAHDAELAATGITTVFDAIRVGSLEGSISTGWTRYARKMAYEILAMRTAGALKISHHLHLRAEICSHSLIEELDGFGPDDRVGILSLMDHTPGQRQFADLTQYEAYMRGKHGISQEAFDAHVIERTALGARVRAPHEAAAVEAAQRYGAVLASHDDTTVDHVAVSAAHGIRLAEFPTTMEAAHACRQNAIAVMMGAPNLIRGGSHSGNVAAETLAEAGLLDILSSDYVPAALLYAAMKLGTLWGDMSRAMATVTSAPAKAAGLMDRGMIAPGKRADLIRFAQVGDVPVLHGVWSSGTRVA, from the coding sequence ATGCCAGATGCGGTGATCCTTGCCAATGCCACCCTGGTTCTGCCCGAAGAGACCCTGACCGGTCATCTGCGGTTCGAGAATGGTGAAATCACGGATGTGGTCGCGGGCAGTGCCGTGCCTAAGGGCGCAGTCGATTGTGGCGGCGATATCGTCGCGCCCGGCTTGATTGAATTGCACACGGATAATCTGGAGCGGCATCTGCGCCCCCGTCCCCGTGTCGACTGGCCACATAATGCGGCGATTGTGGCCCATGATGCAGAGCTTGCGGCGACCGGCATTACAACCGTGTTCGATGCGATCCGTGTCGGGTCGCTGGAAGGAAGTATCAGCACCGGTTGGACGCGGTATGCCCGGAAAATGGCCTATGAAATCCTCGCCATGCGTACAGCCGGCGCGCTGAAGATCAGCCATCATCTGCACCTGCGGGCTGAGATCTGCTCGCACAGCTTGATCGAGGAGTTGGACGGGTTCGGCCCGGATGATCGGGTCGGAATTCTCAGCTTGATGGACCACACGCCGGGGCAACGGCAGTTCGCCGATCTCACACAATATGAAGCCTATATGCGGGGCAAACACGGGATCAGCCAGGAGGCGTTCGACGCCCATGTGATTGAGCGGACGGCATTGGGCGCAAGAGTCCGCGCCCCGCATGAGGCCGCCGCGGTGGAGGCCGCACAACGCTATGGCGCGGTCTTGGCGAGCCATGACGACACCACCGTTGATCACGTGGCCGTCTCGGCGGCGCATGGCATCCGCTTGGCCGAGTTCCCGACCACGATGGAGGCCGCCCACGCCTGCCGCCAGAACGCAATCGCGGTGATGATGGGGGCGCCGAACCTGATCCGAGGCGGCTCGCATTCGGGCAATGTGGCCGCTGAAACCCTCGCTGAGGCGGGCCTCTTGGACATTCTGTCGTCGGATTATGTTCCCGCCGCGCTGCTTTATGCGGCGATGAAGCTGGGCACACTCTGGGGGGATATGTCCCGCGCCATGGCGACGGTCACCTCCGCCCCCGCCAAAGCGGCGGGGTTGATGGATCGCGGTATGATCGCGCCCGGCAAACGCGCCGATTTGATCCGCTTTGCGCAAGTCGGCGATGTGCCTGTTCTGCACGGCGTTTGGTCGAGTGGCACGCGCGTGGCTTGA
- the phnE gene encoding phosphonate ABC transporter, permease protein PhnE: MSDQTALGAVGLFEKHRAELKASKRTMNLIMLAAFLVCLALSVYISQFYPERLANGIPRIFEYFGTIIPNLQWEVLFEGRTEDGRAVAGSITYWYTDFWTYVTLIWETILMAITATLIGTAVAFVLSFPAAANLAPNSWIYWISRRFLEICRGIPEILLALVFVFMIGIGPLAGVIAIAIHSAGALGKLFAEVNENASARPVEGIAAVGGTWVQKMAYGVVPQVTPNFVSYALLRFEVNVRASSIIGFVGAGGIGQELNRVISFYSDDRVLAVLILVVLMVTLIDLLSERLRLGYIGRENFA, encoded by the coding sequence ATGAGCGATCAAACCGCACTCGGGGCCGTTGGGCTCTTTGAAAAACATCGGGCCGAACTCAAGGCCTCCAAACGCACGATGAACCTAATCATGCTGGCGGCTTTCTTGGTCTGTTTGGCATTGTCAGTCTATATCAGCCAATTCTACCCTGAGCGGCTGGCCAATGGCATCCCGCGGATTTTCGAGTATTTCGGCACCATTATCCCCAACCTGCAATGGGAGGTGCTGTTCGAAGGGCGCACCGAAGATGGCCGGGCCGTCGCAGGGTCAATCACCTATTGGTACACGGATTTCTGGACCTATGTGACGCTGATCTGGGAGACGATCCTGATGGCGATCACCGCCACGTTGATCGGTACCGCAGTGGCCTTCGTGCTGAGCTTCCCGGCAGCGGCTAACCTCGCCCCAAATAGCTGGATCTACTGGATCTCGCGCCGGTTCTTGGAAATCTGCCGCGGCATCCCCGAGATCCTCTTAGCCCTTGTCTTCGTCTTCATGATTGGGATCGGCCCGCTCGCCGGGGTCATCGCCATCGCGATTCACTCGGCGGGCGCGTTGGGCAAGCTCTTCGCTGAGGTCAATGAAAACGCCTCCGCGCGCCCCGTGGAAGGCATCGCGGCGGTCGGCGGCACCTGGGTGCAAAAGATGGCTTATGGTGTCGTCCCGCAAGTCACGCCGAATTTCGTCAGCTACGCGCTGCTGCGGTTCGAGGTGAATGTCCGTGCCTCTTCGATCATCGGCTTTGTTGGCGCGGGCGGCATCGGCCAGGAACTCAACCGCGTCATCAGCTTCTATTCCGATGACCGGGTTTTGGCCGTGCTGATCCTCGTCGTTCTGATGGTGACGCTGATCGATCTGCTCAGCGAACGCCTGCGTTTGGGCTATATCGGCCGGGAGAATTTCGCATGA
- the phnE gene encoding phosphonate ABC transporter, permease protein PhnE, which produces MTLATVSAVSDAEIAAIRKSHPGVFDTPGKLIKRWGLWVVAIVYVLWSLWFFDIARFFETSDRVLALLRAFVVWEDMATWQYANIYRGIAETLAMAFLGTLLGTLGALVVGFLAARNIVTFAPLRQLVRRFLDILRGIDQLVWGLVFVRAVGLGPLAGVLAIFVSDLGTLSKLYSEAIENIDRKQVEGVKSTGAGPIQVIRYGYLPQVLPVFISQSLYFLESNTRSATILGIVGAGGIGMIIIERFRASLYDQVAFVVLNVLILIFAIDWLSKRVRTWAIGAQQD; this is translated from the coding sequence ATGACTTTGGCCACTGTTTCCGCCGTCTCCGACGCCGAGATCGCCGCCATTCGTAAGAGCCATCCGGGCGTGTTCGACACGCCGGGCAAGCTGATCAAACGGTGGGGCCTTTGGGTCGTTGCCATCGTCTATGTGCTCTGGTCGCTCTGGTTTTTCGACATCGCCCGGTTCTTCGAGACCTCAGACCGTGTTTTGGCGCTGCTCCGCGCCTTCGTGGTTTGGGAAGACATGGCGACCTGGCAATACGCGAACATCTATCGCGGTATCGCCGAGACCCTGGCCATGGCTTTTCTCGGCACGCTTCTGGGCACCCTGGGCGCGCTAGTCGTGGGCTTTCTGGCCGCGCGCAACATCGTCACCTTCGCCCCCTTGCGGCAATTGGTGCGGCGCTTCCTCGATATCCTGCGCGGCATTGATCAGCTGGTCTGGGGTCTGGTGTTTGTGCGCGCGGTCGGGCTTGGCCCGCTGGCCGGGGTTCTGGCGATTTTCGTCAGTGATCTGGGGACATTGTCCAAGCTCTATTCCGAGGCGATCGAGAATATCGACCGCAAGCAGGTTGAAGGCGTGAAATCGACCGGTGCCGGGCCGATCCAGGTGATCCGCTATGGGTATCTGCCGCAGGTTCTGCCGGTCTTCATCTCGCAATCGCTCTATTTCCTGGAGAGCAACACCCGCTCCGCCACGATCCTCGGCATCGTCGGCGCTGGCGGAATCGGGATGATCATTATCGAACGGTTCCGGGCGTCGCTTTATGACCAAGTCGCCTTCGTGGTGCTGAACGTGTTGATCTTGATCTTCGCCATCGATTGGCTGTCGAAACGGGTCCGCACTTGGGCCATCGGCGCGCAGCAGGACTAA
- a CDS encoding DapH/DapD/GlmU-related protein: MAQKQLSERPSIHPDAEVAADVSLGRWTEVGRRTQMKASEMGDYSYITEDGHVIWTTIGKFCSIANGARINPGNHPTWRVCQHHAIYRAAAFDLGEDDTEFFEWRKENWVTLGHDVWLGHGVTVTAGVTIGTGAVIGAGAVVTKDVPPYTIVGGVPARDIRRRFTEKQGEALMNIAWWDWTHDELRAGLPDFRALDIDAFIEKYHPG; this comes from the coding sequence ATGGCCCAGAAACAGCTCAGCGAACGTCCAAGCATTCACCCTGACGCCGAGGTGGCCGCCGATGTCTCCCTCGGCCGTTGGACCGAGGTTGGACGCCGGACGCAGATGAAAGCCAGCGAGATGGGCGATTACTCCTATATCACCGAGGATGGTCATGTGATCTGGACCACGATTGGCAAGTTCTGCTCCATCGCCAATGGCGCGCGGATCAACCCGGGCAATCACCCGACATGGCGGGTGTGCCAGCATCACGCGATCTACCGCGCCGCCGCCTTCGATCTGGGCGAGGATGACACGGAGTTCTTCGAGTGGCGCAAGGAGAATTGGGTGACGCTTGGCCATGACGTCTGGCTTGGTCACGGGGTGACGGTGACCGCTGGCGTGACCATCGGGACGGGGGCCGTGATCGGCGCGGGCGCTGTGGTGACCAAAGATGTGCCGCCCTACACGATTGTCGGCGGTGTTCCCGCCCGCGACATCCGTCGCCGGTTTACCGAGAAACAGGGCGAAGCGCTGATGAACATCGCCTGGTGGGATTGGACCCATGATGAATTGCGCGCCGGTTTGCCCGATTTCCGAGCGCTCGATATCGACGCCTTTATCGAAAAGTATCATCCTGGCTAG
- a CDS encoding DUF1045 domain-containing protein gives MTAFTRYAIYVLPQGALYDAGAAWLGWDAVSGQEVAQPMLEHLPRPVAELTATPRKYGFHGTIKPPFRLAEGTTRAALENAAQILIASLASVELPGLTVRRLGGFVALVPGGPAPDLAALAGAVVKGLDRFRAPPTEAELARRRTSGLNARQEAMLAAWGYPYVLEEFRFHLTLSGRLPEVEADALAARLSDHLAPVLERPYVIDTLALMGEAEDGRFHLIHRYTLAG, from the coding sequence ATGACCGCATTCACCCGTTACGCGATTTATGTATTGCCGCAAGGGGCGCTTTACGATGCAGGGGCGGCCTGGTTGGGGTGGGATGCCGTTTCGGGCCAAGAGGTGGCGCAGCCGATGTTGGAACATTTGCCCAGGCCGGTTGCAGAGTTGACAGCGACGCCCCGCAAATACGGCTTTCACGGCACGATCAAGCCGCCGTTCCGTTTGGCGGAGGGCACCACGCGGGCGGCTCTGGAAAACGCAGCGCAGATTTTGATTGCCAGCCTCGCCTCTGTTGAGCTTCCCGGTCTGACCGTGCGGCGCTTGGGCGGGTTCGTGGCGCTTGTACCCGGCGGCCCGGCGCCGGACCTGGCCGCGCTCGCAGGCGCGGTCGTGAAAGGTTTGGACCGCTTCCGTGCACCGCCGACCGAGGCCGAACTGGCGCGCCGTCGCACATCCGGCCTCAACGCCCGGCAAGAGGCGATGTTGGCCGCCTGGGGCTATCCTTATGTGTTGGAGGAGTTCCGCTTCCACCTGACGCTCAGCGGTCGCTTGCCTGAGGTGGAGGCCGATGCCCTGGCCGCGCGTCTGTCGGATCATCTCGCGCCGGTTCTGGAACGGCCTTACGTGATCGACACTCTGGCCTTGATGGGTGAGGCGGAGGATGGACGGTTTCATCTGATCCACCGCTACACATTGGCCGGGTAA
- the phnD gene encoding phosphonate ABC transporter substrate-binding protein, with protein MFKTTLSVAIIGATALTSTAALAQDADWRDEVPVFRVGILGGENEADRLREHACQQAYLEERLGVPVELFPASDYAGVMQGLLAGQLEFAGLGSSGYAGISLQDPDAVEPLYTTMQIDGSLGYYSVMYARADSGIESLADMEGHSLAFADPNSTSGYLVPSYELAAEEGLNFEEFFSETGFGGGHEQAVVAVLNGQYDAGVTWTSGVGDIAEGYSRGNLRSMVDKDMLDMSEIQIIWQSNLITNGPRVIRSDLPQELKDLVMGAMMQLQVSDRDCFDAINDGESMGYWPINHEFYEPIINMRRELQGDR; from the coding sequence ATGTTCAAAACCACACTCAGCGTCGCCATTATCGGCGCCACGGCCCTCACTTCCACCGCAGCTCTCGCGCAAGACGCCGATTGGCGCGACGAAGTTCCGGTGTTCCGCGTCGGCATCCTTGGCGGCGAAAACGAAGCCGACCGTCTGCGGGAGCATGCGTGTCAGCAAGCTTACCTCGAAGAGCGCCTCGGCGTGCCGGTCGAGCTCTTCCCCGCCTCTGACTATGCGGGCGTCATGCAAGGCCTTCTGGCCGGTCAGCTTGAGTTCGCGGGCCTGGGATCTTCGGGCTATGCTGGCATCTCGCTGCAGGATCCCGACGCGGTTGAACCGCTTTACACGACCATGCAGATCGACGGCTCGCTCGGCTATTACTCGGTGATGTATGCGCGCGCCGATAGCGGCATCGAGAGCCTGGCCGATATGGAAGGCCACAGCCTCGCCTTCGCCGATCCGAACTCCACCTCGGGCTACCTGGTGCCGTCTTACGAGTTGGCCGCCGAGGAAGGCCTGAATTTCGAGGAGTTTTTCTCCGAAACCGGCTTTGGCGGTGGTCATGAACAGGCCGTGGTTGCGGTTCTGAACGGTCAGTATGACGCAGGCGTCACCTGGACCTCTGGCGTTGGCGACATTGCCGAAGGTTATAGCCGCGGCAACCTGCGCTCGATGGTCGACAAAGACATGCTCGATATGTCGGAGATTCAGATCATCTGGCAATCGAACCTGATCACCAACGGCCCCCGTGTGATCCGCTCCGACCTGCCGCAAGAACTCAAAGACCTGGTCATGGGGGCGATGATGCAGCTTCAGGTCTCCGACCGGGACTGCTTTGACGCGATCAACGACGGTGAATCCATGGGCTATTGGCCGATCAATCATGAGTTCTATGAGCCGATCATCAACATGCGCCGTGAGCTTCAGGGCGACCGTTAA
- the phnL gene encoding phosphonate C-P lyase system protein PhnL, whose protein sequence is MIEVQDLGKSFTLHNQGGAVIPVLEGAGFVVAPGECVALTGASGAGKSTVMRILYGNYLAQAGRVVIGGVDLTQAEPRDILTLRRETLGYVSQFLRVVPRVPTLEVVAEPCLAVGMDERDAFDRARDLLARLNIPERLWSLSPTTFSGGEQQRVNIARGFAHGYPALLLDEPTASLDPENREVVLSLIEEAKARGAAIVGIFHDAPARARIADREIDVSAFTPRQAA, encoded by the coding sequence ATGATCGAGGTTCAGGATTTGGGCAAAAGCTTCACGCTGCACAATCAAGGCGGCGCGGTGATCCCCGTTTTGGAGGGCGCTGGCTTTGTGGTCGCGCCCGGCGAATGCGTCGCGCTGACCGGGGCGTCGGGGGCGGGCAAATCCACCGTGATGCGCATCCTCTATGGCAATTACCTGGCGCAAGCGGGCCGGGTGGTGATTGGCGGCGTCGACCTGACGCAAGCCGAGCCGCGCGATATCCTGACACTCCGGCGTGAGACGCTTGGCTATGTCAGCCAGTTCCTGCGCGTCGTGCCCCGGGTGCCAACGCTGGAGGTTGTGGCCGAACCTTGCCTGGCCGTTGGTATGGACGAGCGCGACGCCTTTGACCGCGCCCGCGATCTGTTGGCGCGGCTGAACATCCCCGAACGGCTCTGGTCGCTTTCGCCCACCACCTTCTCAGGCGGGGAGCAACAGCGGGTGAACATCGCGCGCGGCTTTGCCCATGGCTATCCGGCGCTTCTTCTGGACGAGCCGACCGCCAGCTTGGACCCGGAAAACCGCGAAGTGGTGCTGAGCCTGATCGAAGAGGCGAAAGCCCGCGGCGCGGCGATTGTCGGCATCTTCCACGATGCACCGGCCCGCGCCCGGATTGCCGATCGCGAGATTGATGTCAGCGCCTTCACCCCAAGGCAGGCCGCATGA
- the phnC gene encoding phosphonate ABC transporter ATP-binding protein — translation MLKLEKLTRRFGETAAVDNVTLDIPDGQMVGIIGRSGAGKSTLLRLLNRLTDPSEGQILFGDTDIAQLKGRALRQWRSDCAMIFQQFNLVGRLDVLTNVLTGRLFDLPGWRALAQVYTPQERAFAVQALDRLTMAHTALQRAETLSGGQQQRVAIARALAQEPKILLADEPIASLDPLNAKVVMDALRTINQQDGITVICNLHTLDTARDYCDRIIGMQAGRVVFDGTPAQLTHGMARDIYGAEADEALNEGATSTNLAARRPAEPAHALV, via the coding sequence ATGCTGAAACTTGAGAAATTGACCCGTCGGTTTGGCGAGACCGCCGCCGTTGATAACGTGACGCTCGACATCCCAGACGGCCAGATGGTCGGCATCATTGGCCGCTCTGGCGCCGGGAAATCGACCCTGCTGCGCCTTTTGAACCGGCTCACCGACCCTTCGGAAGGGCAAATCCTCTTTGGCGACACGGATATTGCGCAGTTGAAAGGCCGGGCCTTACGTCAATGGCGTTCGGACTGCGCCATGATTTTCCAGCAGTTCAATTTGGTCGGTCGCCTTGATGTGTTGACCAATGTTCTGACCGGTCGGCTTTTCGATCTGCCCGGTTGGCGCGCATTGGCCCAAGTCTACACGCCACAAGAGCGCGCCTTCGCGGTTCAGGCGCTCGACCGGCTGACCATGGCCCACACCGCGTTGCAACGCGCCGAGACCCTCTCCGGCGGGCAGCAGCAGCGCGTCGCCATCGCCCGCGCCTTGGCGCAGGAACCGAAGATTTTGCTGGCCGACGAGCCGATCGCCTCGCTGGATCCGCTCAACGCAAAAGTCGTGATGGATGCGCTCCGCACGATCAATCAGCAGGACGGGATCACCGTGATCTGCAACCTGCACACACTCGACACGGCCCGCGACTATTGCGACCGGATCATCGGCATGCAGGCCGGTCGTGTGGTTTTTGACGGCACGCCAGCGCAACTCACACACGGCATGGCCCGCGATATCTATGGCGCGGAAGCCGATGAAGCGCTGAACGAAGGGGCCACATCCACCAATCTCGCCGCCCGCCGTCCAGCCGAACCCGCGCACGCCTTGGTCTGA
- a CDS encoding alpha-D-ribose 1-methylphosphonate 5-triphosphate diphosphatase — translation MFDAPANRPLLLSNATLVTPDGLLEGGVMIDDGKIAEIGATVTGGQDLTGQILIPGIVDLHTDHVEAHVHPRTSVQWAFLPALMAHDAVVISGGTTTVFDSLSVGAAMQKPERREILVPLIEAMEEGQRAGMFRAEHILHMRCEISDPATFGLVDATIGREIAQLISVMDHTPGDRQSPDIEKWFWHMIRDMEVGEEEGRARMKELFERSTRFGPEVRAHVIAAAKAEAVPLMTHDDRTLAHVDQAQAEGIRISEFPTTIEAARHARGLGQAIVAGAPNYLRGGSQSGNVAVKELLAEGLVDVLASDYIPRSPLDAAFAIAADPDLPYDLSQTIAMVSTAPAELTGLTDRGRIAEGLRADLVAVRVTDGQPVVTAAWRAGRQVF, via the coding sequence ATGTTCGATGCCCCCGCAAACCGCCCGCTTTTGTTGAGCAATGCCACGCTGGTTACACCCGATGGCCTCTTAGAAGGCGGGGTGATGATCGATGATGGTAAGATCGCCGAAATAGGCGCGACCGTCACGGGCGGGCAAGACCTGACCGGGCAGATCCTCATCCCGGGGATCGTCGATCTCCATACCGATCATGTCGAGGCGCATGTGCATCCCCGGACCTCCGTGCAATGGGCGTTTCTGCCAGCGCTGATGGCGCATGATGCGGTGGTCATCTCTGGCGGCACCACAACCGTGTTCGACAGTCTGTCCGTCGGTGCCGCGATGCAGAAGCCGGAGCGCCGGGAAATCCTCGTTCCATTGATCGAAGCGATGGAAGAGGGACAGCGCGCGGGTATGTTCCGGGCGGAGCACATCTTGCATATGCGCTGCGAGATTTCCGACCCCGCCACCTTCGGTCTGGTCGATGCCACCATCGGACGCGAAATCGCGCAGCTGATCTCGGTCATGGATCACACGCCTGGCGACCGGCAAAGCCCGGATATCGAGAAATGGTTCTGGCACATGATCCGCGATATGGAGGTCGGCGAAGAAGAGGGCCGCGCGCGGATGAAGGAGCTCTTCGAACGCTCCACCCGCTTCGGCCCCGAAGTCCGCGCTCATGTGATCGCCGCCGCCAAGGCGGAGGCCGTGCCGCTGATGACCCATGATGACCGAACTTTGGCGCATGTGGATCAGGCCCAGGCCGAAGGCATCCGCATTTCCGAGTTTCCAACCACTATCGAGGCGGCCCGCCATGCGCGCGGCTTGGGCCAGGCGATTGTGGCCGGTGCGCCCAACTATCTGCGCGGCGGGTCGCAATCGGGCAATGTGGCGGTCAAAGAGCTTCTGGCAGAGGGGCTCGTCGACGTGCTGGCCTCCGACTACATCCCGCGTAGCCCGCTGGATGCGGCCTTTGCCATCGCGGCGGATCCGGACCTGCCCTACGATCTGTCGCAAACCATTGCCATGGTGAGCACCGCCCCCGCCGAGTTGACCGGCCTGACGGACCGCGGGCGGATCGCGGAGGGGTTGCGCGCCGATCTGGTTGCGGTGCGCGTTACGGATGGGCAGCCCGTCGTCACCGCCGCCTGGCGCGCCGGGCGGCAGGTCTTTTGA
- a CDS encoding Lrp/AsnC family transcriptional regulator: MRDALDRRIITELQHNARAATSEIAARLGVARSTVHERIARMERDGTITGYSVVLGQNPGDETVQILMLLEIRQQDTRKILDRLTHFPEIKICLSINGEFDLFLTAEAPRIEDLDLLIDELVEIPGVLRTKTFVVFGRKFDRRYSETAARILQQSAAIA; this comes from the coding sequence ATGCGCGACGCGCTCGACCGCCGGATTATCACGGAACTTCAGCACAACGCCCGCGCCGCAACCTCCGAGATTGCCGCGCGCCTCGGCGTCGCGCGTTCCACGGTTCATGAGCGGATCGCCCGAATGGAGCGCGATGGCACGATCACTGGGTATTCGGTTGTTCTAGGCCAGAACCCTGGCGACGAAACCGTGCAAATCTTGATGCTATTGGAGATCAGGCAACAAGATACGCGAAAAATCCTCGACCGGCTCACCCATTTCCCCGAGATCAAAATCTGCCTGTCGATCAATGGTGAGTTCGATCTCTTCCTCACTGCGGAGGCCCCCAGGATTGAGGATTTGGACCTCTTGATTGACGAACTTGTCGAAATTCCGGGTGTACTGCGCACCAAAACCTTCGTGGTCTTCGGCCGGAAGTTTGACCGCCGCTATAGCGAGACAGCGGCCCGCATTTTGCAACAATCCGCAGCCATCGCCTGA